One genomic segment of Paenibacillus sp. FSL H8-0332 includes these proteins:
- a CDS encoding pyridoxamine 5'-phosphate oxidase family protein, producing the protein MSKYDEAMKLLEEQVGNKDGLISLSTIALEPGANGTSRPAARIVDAYYEDGAFYTVTYATSGKMQQIAQNPEVAVCIIVENFTADGIGENLGWVCDEKNAGMMTKLRTIFADWYNEANNDEDPNTCLLRIRLTKGLWNDAHKGIRNEIDFVNKTAN; encoded by the coding sequence ATGAGCAAATACGACGAAGCCATGAAGCTGCTGGAAGAACAAGTGGGGAACAAGGACGGCCTAATCTCTTTGTCCACCATCGCGCTGGAACCGGGGGCCAATGGCACAAGCCGTCCCGCCGCCCGCATTGTGGATGCCTATTATGAGGACGGCGCGTTCTACACCGTCACTTACGCGACCTCAGGCAAGATGCAGCAGATCGCCCAAAACCCCGAAGTCGCCGTATGTATCATCGTCGAGAACTTTACGGCAGATGGTATCGGTGAAAACCTGGGCTGGGTATGTGACGAGAAAAACGCCGGGATGATGACCAAGCTGCGCACAATATTCGCCGATTGGTATAACGAAGCCAATAACGATGAGGACCCTAACACATGCCTGCTGCGCATCCGCCTGACCAAGGGCCTGTGGAATGACGCCCATAAAGGGATCAGAAATGAGATTGATTTTGTCAATAAGACGGCAAATTAA